The window AATTTGTTTTTTCAAATCTTTTGAAGAGACTAAATTTTCAAGATTAGCCAGATTTTCTAATTGCTTTTGTTTGGTATAATAAAGATCGTTCAATTGCAAAATGAATAACTCCTTCAGATTGTTTATTTTTTTCATTTTTTTTATTTTTGATTTTCAAAGTAATTGTTGAAAATTGTACCAATAATAAGGCACAGGAAGCAAAAGCTTACTTTATATTCCTATTTCACATTCCCTTATGCTTTTGATGCTATCTACTCCCCTATTGTTTGATTTTCTAGCAGTCTTGTTCCTATTAAAAAAATATTCTTATTACTCTTGGAATTATTTCTACAAACTGAGAAATATGTTGCCCTCTTTTTAAGTAATTAAGGCGAGAGAAACCAGTTTGATTTTTGGATGTTTTGACCTTTTTAAAAGGTTAATAAATGAAAAAAAAAACATTCGAAAAATATTGTCAGCATTGGTGAGTTTAGGTTTTGTTATTTTCTTTCTTCTTTTTTATGTAAAAATTTTCCTGCTGAAAAAGGTGTGAGTTAAACGGTACTTAATTAGTAACTTTGTAAAAAAATCCAAAAAAGGCAATGAAACGCATTAATGAATATAAGAAACTGTTTAATATTGATTCAGAAATAGATCTGAAACAATTAAAAACAACCTATAGAAATTTGATTAAAGAAGTGCATCCTGATAAATTTCAGGATGAAAATGAGAAGGCTGAGGCGGAAATAAAAAGCATAAAGATAATTGATGGCTATCATTTTTTAATTAGCATCGCACCCGAAACAAAGGAGGCTAACATGGAAAAGTACCTCTCTACCACTAATGATTCGGGTATATCAGGATTAAAACACAAAGGGCAGTTGCTTGAAATTTCATTTAGGGACGGGAGTACTTATGAGTATTTTGGTGTTTCTTCCAATGTATTTTCAAAACTATTAAATGCTGACAATCAATATCGGTTTTGCAAGAGAAACATTTTCAATGCCTTTCTCTATCGCAAATCAAAGAAGGATGTTGAGGAAGAAAAATCTATAATAACCCAGTAAATCTATTTTCTTTTTATGAAAGCAGAAGCCTGTTAGCAATTTTATTTGGGGTTTGCCAAGGTAAATGGGCTAATGGCTTTGATTTGCTTTTTTTCTCACTTATTTAAAGGATTGAAAAGCCCATATCTCTGAACTGATTGATCTTCTTGTATTTTTAACCAACCCAATGTACCTCCACAAAGCCATTTTGCATTGAAACCAAGTTCCAATAAAAGTTTTGATGCTTCAGATGAGCGCCCACCACCATTTCCACAAACTGTAACGAATTCATATTGTTTATCAAGGCTGTTTATGTGGGCTTTTAACTCTGTTAATGCAATGTTTATAGCATTAGGAATATTTTGTTGTTTAAATTCTTCTTTAGACCTTACATCTATAATTTGAATTTTTTTATGGTTCAAAATTGCATGTTTTAATTCTTCTGCTTCAATGCATTCTTTAGGGAAATTGATTGTTTCCGGCATTCTAAATTTTATTACTAAAGAAGAACCAATTGTTAAAGTACCAATTAAAATAATAGCATGATCAACGCCAAACAAATCGGCAGTAAGCCCCGAAATAATTGCTCCGAAAACATAACCTAAATCCCTCCAGAGTCTAAATGTACCAATGCTTTCTGCTCGTTGCTCCGGACTTATTGCCTGTGCAATGGTTGATAAAAATGTAGGATAAACAAGAGCTGTTCCCAGGCCAAGTACAACTGAAATGCTTGCAAGCTGAATAAAGCTTGTGCTTATTGGAATAAATAAAATTGCTAATCCCTGTAACAACATTCCCCAAAAAAGCATTGCTTTTTTGGAATAAACATCAGACATTTTTCCTGTAAACAATTGGCCAATGCCCCAAACGGCAGGATAAATTGCTGCAATAATTCCTATATTTTCAGAATTATAATGAAGAGATAAAAGAACTATTGGAAGCAAGCCCCAAATCATACCATCATTTAAGTTGTTTATCAAGCCAGCCTGAGTAACGGAACTCAATGTTTTGTTTTTGAAAGTTGTTTCAATAAAAACATTCTT of the Bacteroidota bacterium genome contains:
- a CDS encoding KTSC domain-containing protein, producing MKRINEYKKLFNIDSEIDLKQLKTTYRNLIKEVHPDKFQDENEKAEAEIKSIKIIDGYHFLISIAPETKEANMEKYLSTTNDSGISGLKHKGQLLEISFRDGSTYEYFGVSSNVFSKLLNADNQYRFCKRNIFNAFLYRKSKKDVEEEKSIITQ
- a CDS encoding MFS transporter, producing the protein MENIKLGLKENWQQFTLLVIVNAFVGGMIGMERTIFPEFASKEFGMSSTTAILSFITAFGFTKALTNYFTGRLANTFGRKNLLLLGWLLAIPIPFILIQATHWNWVICANILLGISQGLTWSSTVVMKIDLVGEKERGLAMGLNEFAGYFAVGVVAFLSGYIANKYGITPYPFYIGVFISLIGFLLTLFFVKDTKEFVNKEHATNSTLKLKNVFIETTFKNKTLSSVTQAGLINNLNDGMIWGLLPIVLLSLHYNSENIGIIAAIYPAVWGIGQLFTGKMSDVYSKKAMLFWGMLLQGLAILFIPISTSFIQLASISVVLGLGTALVYPTFLSTIAQAISPEQRAESIGTFRLWRDLGYVFGAIISGLTADLFGVDHAIILIGTLTIGSSLVIKFRMPETINFPKECIEAEELKHAILNHKKIQIIDVRSKEEFKQQNIPNAINIALTELKAHINSLDKQYEFVTVCGNGGGRSSEASKLLLELGFNAKWLCGGTLGWLKIQEDQSVQRYGLFNPLNK